DNA from Mesorhizobium loti R88b:
GAAATTCATGCCAAGCAGGCTTTGGCTCAGCATGCCCGGCGCGGCAACCATCACCGACATGTCCTTGCGCACGATACCGCCGATCGCCACCGCGTCCGTTTTGACCGCTGCGGCACGTGCCATGCCGTTGGCCGTGGAGACCGGTATGGTGTAGTTGAGCGCGGCTGGGTTGAACCCGGCTGCCTGCGCGTCTTCCGACGTCAGCACGGTGCTGGTCGCGCCGGTGTCGACAACGGCTTGTACCGGATTGCCGTTGACCAGGATGCGCGCTTCGAAATGGCCATTGTCGGCCTTGTCCAGGGTCACGGTGGCGTGGCCGTCTTCGACGCCAAGCGCCAGCGGACTGCCGGGCACCAGGCCCGCGGTCACCCGGCTGGCGACGTCCTGCAGCTCGTAGCGATACTGGTAGCCGGCGATCAGCGCCAGCACGATTGCGGCCCAAGCGCCGAGGTTGCGGGCCATCACACCCAACGGAGCTGACCGCAACAGGCCGGCGCCGATGAGGGCGCCGAACGCGCCAAGCCAGACCAGCCGGCCAAAATCGTAATTCTCGATGCCAAGCGTGCTGCCGGCGGAATCGTTGAGCATGAGCAAGATTGCTGCCACGCCGATCACCACCATCACAATCCAGAACAGCCGGCTGCTCATCCGTGCCTCGCTAGAGCAATTCCAGGAAAAGTGTGAAGCGGTTTTCCCACAGGAATTGCGTTAAAATAAAGAGTTAGAGTGCGTCGCGTTCGCGCGCCATGCGCGTGCGGCGCGTTTCCCGGCGCGGCCGGCGTTCGACCGTCTCCAGCCGGGCTGGCAATTCAGCCATGACATTGCGGCGTGTTTCCGGCGTCATTCCCATCCAGGCGCCGATTTCCTCGCGCGTGCGGCCGCAACCGAAGCAGAAGCCGGTTTTCATGTCGATCGAACAGACCAGGATGCATGGGGATTCGATGGCCGTCATGACTTTCTCTTGAGGGTTTCCATCCGGAATCCCGCGTTCCATCTCCACATGGTGCAACCGCAAAGCCAATGCAAGCCCTCGCGATTGCGCCTTCCCAGGCCGCCTTTGCGGCAATCCGAGAAGGATCATCCCAGAGGTTGTGCCGATCGCCCAAGGCGGCTATGCCGCTCACCGGTTCCAGGAATGATTGCTCAGACATGACCAGCGCGCTGCCTTTCGATGATTTTCGCAACCTGCTGGCCAATTTGCCGCCGGCCGACACGGCAGCCGAGGCGCGGGTGCGCTCGCTGTTTGCCAAGGCCGACAAGCCTGAGCATTCGCTTGGCCGCATCGAGGACATGGCGGCCTGGCTGGCCGCCTGGAGCGGACGTGCTCCACCCGCCGTGACAAGACCGCTAATGGCGGTCTTTGCCGGCAATCACGGCGTGACCCGTCACGGCATTTCGCCGCGACCGGTGGCGGCAACCGCCAACGCGGTCGAGCTGTGCGCGGCCGGCGGTGCTGCGATCAACCAGATCTGCATCGCCAATGATCTCGGGCTGAAAGTGTTCGATCTTGCCCTGCATATCCCGACCGGCGACATCACCGAGGATGCCGCGCTCGATGAGCGCGGGTGCGCGGCCACCATGGCCTTCGGCATGGAAGCGATTGCCGGCGGAACCGACCTGCTGTGCCTCGGCGATCTCGGCGTCGGCAATTCCACCGTCGCCGCCGCGCTGCTCGCCGCGCTGTTTGGGGGCAGAGGTGCCGATTGGGTCGGCCCGGGATCCGGCGCGGACGCCGCGATGCAGGCCCGCAAGGCGGAAGTGGTCGACGCGGCGCTGGCCTTTCACCGTGGCCATCTCGAAGACCCGCTGGAAGCGCTGCGCCGGGTCGGCGGCCGCGAGTTCGCGGCGATAGCCGGCGCCATCCTCGCCGCGCGGATGCAAAAGATTCCCGTGCTGCTCGACGGCTTTGCGGCAATTGCTGCCGCGGCAGTGCTTTATGCCGCTAATCCCGCATCGCTAGAGCATTGTTTTCTCGCCAGCCTGTCGCCGGAGCCGGCGCATGCAAAGGCCGCCGAGCTGCTAGCTTTGCGTCCGTTGCTCGATCTCGGCATAAGCCATGGCGAAGGGGCAGGGGCTGCTCTGGCGGCAGGCCTGGTCAAGGCAGCCGCGCTGACCAGTTCAGGCATGGCGGCAGCTGTTCGAGGTTA
Protein-coding regions in this window:
- a CDS encoding TIGR02281 family clan AA aspartic protease, whose product is MSSRLFWIVMVVIGVAAILLMLNDSAGSTLGIENYDFGRLVWLGAFGALIGAGLLRSAPLGVMARNLGAWAAIVLALIAGYQYRYELQDVASRVTAGLVPGSPLALGVEDGHATVTLDKADNGHFEARILVNGNPVQAVVDTGATSTVLTSEDAQAAGFNPAALNYTIPVSTANGMARAAAVKTDAVAIGGIVRKDMSVMVAAPGMLSQSLLGMNFIGSLSGFDVRGDRMILRD
- a CDS encoding DUF1289 domain-containing protein, whose amino-acid sequence is MTAIESPCILVCSIDMKTGFCFGCGRTREEIGAWMGMTPETRRNVMAELPARLETVERRPRRETRRTRMARERDAL
- a CDS encoding nicotinate-nucleotide--dimethylbenzimidazole phosphoribosyltransferase, with product MTSALPFDDFRNLLANLPPADTAAEARVRSLFAKADKPEHSLGRIEDMAAWLAAWSGRAPPAVTRPLMAVFAGNHGVTRHGISPRPVAATANAVELCAAGGAAINQICIANDLGLKVFDLALHIPTGDITEDAALDERGCAATMAFGMEAIAGGTDLLCLGDLGVGNSTVAAALLAALFGGRGADWVGPGSGADAAMQARKAEVVDAALAFHRGHLEDPLEALRRVGGREFAAIAGAILAARMQKIPVLLDGFAAIAAAAVLYAANPASLEHCFLASLSPEPAHAKAAELLALRPLLDLGISHGEGAGAALAAGLVKAAALTSSGMAAAVRG